From Skermanella sp. TT6, a single genomic window includes:
- a CDS encoding nitrogen fixation protein NifZ, protein MANRDPQDANELEGPPEYEVGQKVRSIRDIRNDGTYPGAPVGDVLIPAGSVGYVISIGSYLQMYHIYSVDFYEHRRVIGMRAKELEMVDALANAPQSHVRAG, encoded by the coding sequence ATGGCCAACCGTGATCCGCAGGACGCCAACGAACTGGAAGGCCCGCCCGAGTACGAGGTCGGCCAGAAGGTCCGCAGCATCCGAGACATCCGCAACGACGGGACCTATCCCGGCGCGCCGGTCGGCGACGTGCTGATCCCGGCCGGCTCCGTCGGCTACGTGATCAGCATCGGCTCCTATCTCCAGATGTATCACATCTACAGCGTCGATTTTTACGAGCATCGCCGGGTGATCGGCATGCGCGCCAAGGAGCTGGAGATGGTCGATGCCCTCGCCAACGCCCCGCAGAGCCACGTCCGCGCCGGCTGA
- a CDS encoding nitrogen fixation protein NifZ, whose product MTDQKSLEDTGLTSDIAVPEPEGGTGYVPPREPKYEWGIAVKALSDLLNDGSHPDSPAGSLLVVKDTVGEIIRVGYAPEANNLPVYLVEFPGGKLVGCLEEEIAPVLGARSMVPGRMD is encoded by the coding sequence ATGACCGATCAGAAATCCCTCGAAGACACCGGCCTCACCTCCGACATCGCCGTCCCGGAGCCGGAGGGCGGGACCGGGTACGTGCCGCCGCGCGAGCCCAAGTACGAGTGGGGCATCGCCGTCAAGGCGCTGTCCGACCTGCTGAACGACGGCAGCCATCCCGACAGCCCGGCCGGAAGCCTTCTCGTGGTCAAGGACACGGTCGGCGAGATCATCCGCGTCGGCTACGCCCCGGAAGCCAACAACCTGCCGGTCTACCTGGTCGAGTTCCCCGGCGGCAAGCTGGTCGGCTGCCTGGAGGAGGAGATCGCCCCGGTCCTGGGGGCCCGGTCCATGGTTCCGGGACGGATGGATTGA